The following coding sequences are from one Rutidosis leptorrhynchoides isolate AG116_Rl617_1_P2 chromosome 11, CSIRO_AGI_Rlap_v1, whole genome shotgun sequence window:
- the LOC139875241 gene encoding uncharacterized protein, translating into MTSSLTGEAWVIEVLNGHPIRCVNAFRMHPDLFRKLCGELETNYGLQSSDKMSTFEMVGIFMYTLALGLSNRDVMERFQRSGETISRAFHEVLNAIIGRDKGFQGLACDIIRQKDPIFQLIPPQIMNDKRYMPYFKNCIGCIHGTHIRACITESQQLPYIGKKGVPTFNVMATCDFDICFTYVSVGWEGSAHDTRVFMHSIQNNSMNFPQPPEGKYYLVDKGYPDRKGYLVPYPKTRYHQSQFQKESPNNMQEAFNRSHSSLRSYIERSFGILKKRFRILREMPRFSVQTQIDVITATFALHNYIRTNSQENILFAIIDQHPNYIPRDELIDVSNRDRSAEGIFEGRSNEMKHVRNDIATLIWNARQK; encoded by the exons ATGACATCATCTCTAACAGGCGAGGCTTGGGTGATTGAAGTTTTAAATGGTCATCCAATACGATGTGTAAATGCATTTAGAATGCATCCGGATTTGTTTAGGAAACTCTGTGGAGAACTTGAAACAAACTATGGATTGCAGTCATCTGATAAAATGTCTACATTTGAGATGGTGGGGATATTTATGTATACATTGGCATTGGGATTATCTAATAGAGATGTTATGGAGCGTTTTCAGCGTTCAGGAGAGACTATTAGTCGAGCATTTCATGAGGTTCTGAATGCAATTATTGGTAGAGATAAAGGTTTTCAAGGTCTAGCATGCGACATTATAAGACAAAAAGATCCAATTTTTCAACTAATACCACCTCAAATCATGAACGACAAAAGATATATGCCCTATTTCAAG AATTGCATCGGATGTATCCATGGTACACATATAAGGGCCTGCATCACAGAGAGTCAACAACTGCCTTATATTGGTAAAAAAGGAGTACCTACTTTCAATGTAATGGCAACGTGTGATTTTGATATCTGTTTTACATATGTATCAGTCGGATGGGAGGGATCAGCACATGACACACGTGTGTTTATGCACTCAATCCAAAATAATTCAATGAACTTTCCACAACCGCCTGAAG GTAAATATTATTTGGTTGATAAAGGATATCCAGACAGAAAAGGTTACCTTGTTCCATATCCCAAGACAAGATACCATCAATCCCAATTTCAAAAGGAGTCCCCAAATAATATGCAAGAAGCATTCAACCGTTCACATTCATCTCTACGAAGTTATATTGAGAGGTCATTCGGAATTTTGAAAAAACGATTTCGTATACTTCGTGAAATGCCAAGGTTTAGTGTGCAAACACAAATTGATGTTATAACGGCTACATTTGCGTTGCATAACTACATCCGTACTAACAGCCAAGAAAATATTTTGTTTGCAATAATCGATCAACATCCAAATTACATACCACGAGATGAGCTTATTGATGTTAGTAACCGTGACAGAAGCGCCGAAGGAATATTTGAAGGAAGAAGTAATGAGATGAAACATGTTCGTAACGATATTGCAACTTTAATATGGAATGCTCGTCAAAAATAA